From Chryseobacterium wanjuense, one genomic window encodes:
- a CDS encoding glycosyltransferase family 2 protein translates to MMNISGLIITHNEEKNMQEVLECFDFCDEIIVVDSFSTDKTVEIAESFPNVKVIQNTFEDFTKQRNLALDAAKNDWVLFLDGDERITPKLREEIIEELNKPEKKDAYYFYRKFFFADKPIHFSGTQSDKNFRLFRKSKARYTAGKKVHETLEVNGTIGILKNKLLHYSVSDYESYRKKMIHYGILKGKELAAKGKKFNILIQYFKTAFKFFKAYVIRLGILDGKEGYQLSYLQSLSVFETYESLKKEQN, encoded by the coding sequence ATGATGAATATAAGTGGTTTAATCATAACACATAATGAGGAAAAAAATATGCAGGAAGTTCTGGAGTGTTTTGATTTCTGCGATGAAATAATCGTAGTAGACTCATTCAGTACAGACAAAACTGTAGAAATTGCAGAAAGCTTTCCAAATGTAAAAGTGATTCAGAATACCTTTGAAGACTTTACAAAACAGAGAAACCTGGCTTTGGACGCTGCAAAAAACGATTGGGTTTTATTCCTTGACGGAGACGAGAGGATAACTCCCAAATTAAGAGAAGAAATTATTGAAGAACTAAATAAACCCGAGAAAAAAGATGCCTATTATTTTTACAGGAAATTCTTTTTTGCCGACAAACCGATCCACTTTTCCGGAACTCAGTCTGATAAAAATTTCAGGCTTTTCAGAAAATCGAAGGCAAGATATACTGCCGGAAAGAAAGTACATGAAACACTGGAAGTAAACGGAACTATTGGGATTTTAAAAAACAAACTCCTTCATTACTCTGTCTCGGATTATGAATCTTATCGGAAAAAGATGATCCATTACGGAATTTTAAAGGGGAAAGAATTGGCTGCAAAGGGAAAAAAGTTCAATATTTTAATTCAATATTTTAAAACAGCTTTTAAATTTTTTAAAGCATATGTAATAAGACTTGGGATTTTGGACGGGAAAGAAGGATACCAGCTTTCTTATTTGCAATCATTGAGTGTTTTTGAAACATATGAATCATTAAAAAAAGAGCAAAATTAG
- a CDS encoding glycosyltransferase family 2 protein: MPLSLAVITYNEEENIVRLLDSLKNTVDEIVIVDSFSTDKTKEICTQKYPQVKFFERKFNGYGEQKNHALDLCSHEWILFLDADEVPDEDLKNSIKKITSSDHPEFSVYKTKFNNHLGIHLIKFGGWGNVYRERLFRKDCARYSNDKVHEYLITNKKSGILGGTLNHYTYKSIQHHITKINKYSDLMAEKMFERGKKIKRFKIIVSPIYEFIKVFIFKLGFMDGFPGYYIAKTMSYYTFLKYIKLYEKIRLREIENTQ, encoded by the coding sequence ATGCCACTTTCACTCGCAGTCATTACTTACAATGAAGAAGAAAATATTGTAAGATTATTAGACTCACTCAAAAACACAGTAGATGAAATTGTAATCGTTGATAGTTTTTCAACCGATAAGACCAAAGAGATTTGCACTCAAAAATATCCTCAAGTAAAATTCTTTGAGAGAAAATTCAACGGGTATGGTGAACAAAAAAACCATGCCCTTGATTTATGTTCTCATGAATGGATCCTGTTTCTGGATGCGGATGAAGTTCCTGATGAAGATCTGAAAAATTCAATCAAAAAAATTACTTCTTCGGATCATCCGGAATTCAGCGTTTATAAAACGAAATTTAACAACCATCTAGGGATTCACTTAATAAAATTCGGAGGTTGGGGAAATGTTTACCGCGAACGGCTTTTCAGGAAAGATTGTGCGAGATACTCCAACGATAAAGTTCATGAGTATTTAATTACCAATAAAAAATCAGGAATTTTAGGCGGAACACTCAATCATTACACATACAAAAGTATCCAGCATCATATCACAAAAATCAATAAATATTCTGATTTGATGGCAGAAAAAATGTTCGAACGTGGAAAGAAAATCAAGCGGTTCAAAATCATTGTAAGTCCTATCTATGAGTTTATTAAAGTTTTTATTTTTAAATTGGGCTTTATGGACGGATTTCCGGGATACTACATCGCAAAAACCATGTCTTATTATACTTTTTTGAAATATATTAAGCTGTATGAAAAAATCAGGTTAAGAGAAATTGAAAACACACAATAA
- a CDS encoding sensor histidine kinase, producing the protein MSINMYKGYSLRNRVFFGFLLVCLLSVVASSLVPYFVLKENSVQQSEIDMQGKTGAVIRYLDYAVSRTRVETNDLKTVLENKIFEIADINQHDIILYDLKGNYLLSNKEESLVEQKAIPINIVNKILATNARVDIKGYDASKDSVLTSSYLLLKNNDLEPIAIVYIPLYHNESAYFEVLHVYVKYIVLVDILLILFSIWISWIMSNSLAKNITKFSDMITRITLFENEMRPIRYYKNDELNALARAYNRMILQIQDQKERLRFKASEEAWREMAKQVAHEVKNPLTPMKLTIQNFERKFDPKDPNIGERVKQMSKTMVDQIDLIATVASAFSEFAKLPEKNNEVINLNNEVEDVLRVFNDDSIFMHSNKSNIMINMDRIYLSRIITNLVTNAKQAESDERKLIINVDVEQHQRRVMISVQDNGIGIADNMYERIFEPNFTSKNSGMGLGLSMVRKMVEDYKGEITVKSELGKGSTFTITLPTNL; encoded by the coding sequence ATGTCAATTAATATGTACAAAGGATATAGCCTAAGAAACCGGGTATTTTTCGGTTTCCTGCTGGTATGTCTTTTAAGTGTCGTAGCTTCTTCGCTGGTTCCTTATTTTGTTTTAAAGGAAAATTCTGTGCAGCAGAGTGAGATTGATATGCAGGGGAAAACCGGAGCTGTAATACGATATCTCGACTATGCCGTAAGCAGAACCCGTGTGGAAACCAATGATCTGAAAACAGTTTTGGAAAATAAAATTTTCGAAATTGCAGATATCAATCAGCACGACATTATATTATATGACCTTAAAGGAAATTATCTTCTTTCCAACAAGGAAGAAAGTCTGGTAGAGCAGAAGGCGATTCCTATTAATATTGTCAATAAAATTCTGGCAACCAATGCTAGAGTAGATATTAAAGGATATGATGCTTCTAAAGATTCTGTGCTTACTTCTTCCTATTTACTTTTAAAAAACAATGATCTTGAGCCGATCGCGATAGTCTATATTCCACTTTATCATAATGAATCTGCTTATTTTGAGGTACTTCATGTATATGTAAAATATATTGTGCTAGTGGATATTCTGTTAATTTTATTCAGTATTTGGATAAGCTGGATAATGTCTAACAGTTTAGCGAAAAATATTACCAAATTTTCCGACATGATCACGCGTATCACTTTGTTTGAAAATGAAATGCGACCCATCAGATATTATAAAAATGATGAGTTAAATGCTTTGGCAAGAGCCTACAACAGGATGATTCTTCAGATTCAGGATCAAAAGGAAAGGCTTCGTTTCAAGGCATCGGAGGAAGCCTGGAGAGAAATGGCCAAACAGGTGGCGCATGAGGTGAAAAACCCTTTAACACCAATGAAATTGACCATCCAGAATTTTGAAAGAAAATTCGATCCGAAAGATCCAAACATCGGGGAAAGAGTTAAACAAATGAGTAAAACAATGGTAGATCAGATCGATTTGATTGCCACGGTGGCCTCTGCTTTCTCAGAATTTGCCAAACTTCCAGAAAAAAATAATGAAGTCATTAATTTGAATAATGAAGTGGAAGACGTCTTGCGTGTTTTCAATGACGACAGTATTTTCATGCATTCCAACAAAAGCAATATCATGATCAATATGGATAGAATTTATCTGTCCAGGATTATCACCAATCTCGTTACCAATGCAAAACAGGCAGAAAGCGATGAAAGGAAATTAATTATTAATGTAGATGTGGAACAGCACCAGAGAAGAGTGATGATTTCCGTTCAGGACAACGGTATTGGTATTGCTGACAATATGTATGAAAGGATTTTTGAACCTAATTTCACGTCCAAAAACAGTGGAATGGGGCTTGGCTTATCGATGGTGAGAAAGATGGTGGAAGATTACAAAGGCGAGATTACCGTAAAATCGGAGCTCGGAAAAGGTTCAACATTCACCATTACTTTGCCGACGAATTTATAG
- the rpmF gene encoding 50S ribosomal protein L32 translates to MAHPKRRQSSTRRDKRRTHYKAVVPQLAKDATTGELHLYHRAHWHEGKLYYRGKVVLEKEVAATEEN, encoded by the coding sequence ATGGCACATCCAAAGAGAAGACAATCGTCTACAAGAAGAGATAAGAGAAGAACTCACTATAAAGCTGTAGTTCCTCAATTGGCTAAAGATGCAACAACAGGAGAGCTTCACCTATATCACAGAGCTCACTGGCATGAAGGAAAACTATACTACAGAGGAAAAGTAGTATTGGAAAAAGAAGTAGCTGCTACTGAAGAAAACTAA
- a CDS encoding tRNA1(Val) (adenine(37)-N6)-methyltransferase, translating to MKPFTFKQFQIQQSKNVFRVGTDGVLLGSLASVDNVSNVLEVGTGTGLISLMLAQRNPDAEFLGIDINEEAANLTAINFNNSPFTVRLKNILQDFKNFKTEEKFDLIVSNPPYFEASDSEKDKIARQTIELNFKQLISKSSTLLSENGIFSVIIPVEAGDDFIEIAKENQLFLIRKINIKGIENSKTKRLILEFSLSEKSLEESEFTIEKSPRQYSDQYIALTKEFHIFKHN from the coding sequence GTGAAACCTTTTACATTTAAACAATTCCAGATTCAACAATCAAAAAACGTCTTCCGTGTAGGAACCGACGGTGTTTTGTTGGGTTCTTTAGCGAGTGTCGACAATGTTTCCAACGTTCTGGAAGTAGGAACAGGAACGGGTTTGATTTCATTAATGCTGGCTCAGCGAAATCCAGATGCAGAATTTTTAGGAATTGATATTAATGAAGAAGCTGCAAATCTCACTGCAATTAATTTTAATAATTCTCCTTTTACAGTAAGGTTGAAAAATATCCTCCAGGATTTTAAAAATTTTAAAACAGAAGAAAAATTTGATTTAATCGTATCAAATCCGCCTTATTTTGAAGCATCAGATTCTGAAAAAGATAAAATTGCGCGGCAAACCATTGAGCTTAATTTTAAACAGTTGATCTCAAAGTCCTCAACATTGCTTTCTGAAAATGGAATTTTTTCCGTAATTATTCCTGTTGAAGCCGGAGATGATTTTATTGAAATTGCTAAAGAAAATCAATTGTTTTTAATCCGGAAAATCAACATTAAAGGAATCGAAAATTCAAAAACAAAAAGACTGATTCTGGAATTTTCTTTATCTGAGAAAAGCCTTGAAGAATCTGAATTTACCATAGAAAAAAGTCCGAGACAATACTCGGACCAATATATTGCACTCACGAAGGAGTTTCATATTTTTAAACATAATTAA
- a CDS encoding polysaccharide deacetylase family protein has protein sequence MIPLLILLLLIFFCVFHFRLYLFAFPKNRLIILMYHQVKKETHENLTVSLKQLEQQFEYLNKKKYKTRFFSELNTLGKKSIILTFDDGYKNNFEYLPSLLEKYNLKATIFIPTKFIQEGYKNYEMMGFEDIRNLDKKHFEIALHSHAHENFRHLSTECIASDLKTNMLILDNEKIPYSKVLCYPYGKYPKKSPKKEEVFSAFESLGIDFAVRIGNKVNYFPTKNPYELCRIDIKGKDSLRKFKLKLIFGRLKLF, from the coding sequence ATGATTCCACTTCTTATTTTACTTTTATTAATTTTTTTCTGTGTTTTTCATTTCCGGCTGTATCTTTTTGCCTTTCCTAAAAACAGACTGATTATCCTGATGTATCATCAGGTAAAAAAAGAAACGCATGAAAATCTTACGGTAAGCCTGAAGCAACTTGAACAGCAATTTGAGTATTTAAATAAAAAAAAATACAAGACAAGGTTCTTTTCTGAACTCAACACCTTGGGAAAAAAGAGCATTATTCTTACCTTTGACGACGGATACAAGAATAACTTTGAGTATTTGCCGTCACTGCTGGAAAAATACAATCTGAAAGCCACGATTTTTATCCCGACAAAATTTATTCAGGAAGGGTATAAAAACTATGAAATGATGGGTTTTGAAGACATTAGAAATTTAGATAAAAAACATTTCGAAATTGCTCTTCACAGCCATGCTCATGAAAACTTCAGACATCTTTCCACAGAATGTATTGCAAGCGACCTGAAGACCAATATGTTAATCTTGGATAATGAAAAGATTCCTTACTCGAAGGTTCTGTGCTATCCATACGGGAAATATCCTAAGAAAAGCCCCAAAAAAGAAGAAGTTTTTTCAGCTTTTGAGAGTTTAGGAATTGATTTTGCTGTAAGAATTGGTAATAAAGTGAATTATTTTCCTACAAAAAATCCTTATGAGCTTTGTAGGATAGACATAAAAGGCAAAGATTCGTTAAGAAAATTCAAATTAAAACTTATCTTTGGAAGATTAAAATTGTTTTAG
- the pdxA gene encoding 4-hydroxythreonine-4-phosphate dehydrogenase PdxA: protein MSPKNHKVRVGISIGDFNGIGPEIIMKSLKDKNITDFFTPVIFGSGKLFTYQKNIFKLNLNFNYINEPSQAQGGKLNMVNLVKDNVTVELGTPTEESTNMAIASLEAATEALMKGEIDVLVTAPINKDEMMKMGFKHAGHTGYFEEKFSKKGLMFLVTEDLKVAVLTHHIPIAQVAENISKEKIKKQIRVLNQTLIEDFNISKPKIAVLGLNPHSGDGGVIGNEEIEIISPAIKELSDNGILAFGPFPADSFFQPNKYKSFDAVLAMYHDQGLAPFKTLAYEEGVNYTAGLPFIRTSPDHGVAYDIAGKNLADEQSFTEAIFTAIKIFKNRSEYNDLMSNRLQPRKMVVDNGIDEDLPEEIEP, encoded by the coding sequence ATGAGCCCAAAAAACCATAAAGTACGAGTAGGAATTTCAATCGGAGATTTCAACGGCATCGGTCCCGAAATCATCATGAAGTCTCTGAAAGACAAAAACATCACGGATTTTTTTACTCCGGTAATTTTTGGTTCGGGAAAATTATTTACCTATCAGAAAAATATTTTCAAGCTTAATCTTAATTTCAATTACATCAATGAACCTTCTCAGGCTCAGGGAGGAAAACTGAATATGGTGAACCTTGTAAAAGACAACGTCACCGTAGAATTGGGGACTCCTACCGAAGAATCTACCAATATGGCGATCGCTTCTCTGGAAGCAGCAACGGAAGCTTTAATGAAAGGTGAAATTGATGTTTTGGTAACAGCCCCGATCAACAAAGATGAAATGATGAAGATGGGCTTCAAACATGCCGGTCATACAGGATATTTTGAAGAAAAATTCAGTAAAAAAGGATTAATGTTCCTGGTAACGGAAGATTTAAAAGTTGCTGTTTTAACGCATCACATCCCAATTGCACAGGTTGCTGAAAACATTTCCAAAGAAAAAATCAAAAAGCAGATAAGAGTTTTAAACCAGACTTTAATTGAAGATTTTAATATTTCTAAACCTAAGATTGCTGTTTTAGGACTAAATCCGCATTCCGGAGACGGCGGCGTAATCGGAAATGAAGAAATTGAAATTATTTCTCCGGCGATCAAAGAACTTTCCGACAACGGAATTCTGGCTTTCGGGCCTTTTCCGGCGGACAGCTTTTTTCAGCCGAATAAATACAAAAGTTTTGATGCTGTTTTAGCGATGTACCATGACCAGGGTCTGGCTCCGTTTAAAACATTGGCTTATGAAGAAGGCGTAAATTATACAGCCGGACTTCCATTTATCAGGACTTCTCCCGACCACGGAGTTGCGTACGACATTGCAGGAAAAAACCTTGCCGATGAGCAGAGTTTTACCGAAGCAATTTTCACTGCTATTAAAATTTTTAAAAACAGAAGTGAATACAATGATCTTATGAGCAACCGCCTGCAACCTAGAAAAATGGTTGTGGATAACGGAATAGACGAAGATCTACCAGAGGAAATTGAACCTTAA
- the accB gene encoding acetyl-CoA carboxylase biotin carboxyl carrier protein, with amino-acid sequence MDIKDIQNLIKFVSKAEVSEVKYKTKDFEITIKTPLAGSEVAYAQPAVYHTAPQQVAAPAPVAAPAATPAEKAEAASDDSKYIAIKSPMIGTFYRKPSPDKDVFVNVGDEVSIGKTVCVIEAMKLFNQIESEVSGKIVKILVDDATPVEYDQPLFLVDPS; translated from the coding sequence ATGGACATTAAAGACATACAAAATCTTATCAAGTTTGTATCTAAGGCAGAGGTTTCTGAAGTGAAGTACAAAACTAAAGATTTCGAAATCACTATTAAAACTCCATTAGCTGGAAGCGAAGTTGCTTATGCTCAACCTGCAGTATACCACACTGCTCCTCAACAAGTAGCTGCTCCAGCGCCTGTTGCTGCTCCCGCTGCCACTCCTGCTGAAAAAGCTGAAGCTGCGTCTGATGACAGCAAATATATCGCGATCAAATCTCCAATGATCGGAACTTTCTACAGAAAACCATCTCCTGATAAAGATGTATTCGTAAATGTTGGTGATGAAGTTTCTATCGGTAAAACAGTTTGTGTAATCGAGGCAATGAAATTATTCAACCAGATAGAATCTGAAGTAAGCGGAAAAATCGTTAAGATTTTAGTGGATGATGCTACACCTGTAGAATACGACCAGCCATTATTCTTAGTAGATCCATCATAA
- a CDS encoding riboflavin synthase encodes MFTGIIEAVGVIERIETNGSNIDFTLTCPFTNELKIDQSLAHNGCCLTVVKIKGDKYVVTAINETLEKTNLGKWEVGTVVNLERCMKMDGRLDGHIVQGHVDKTGEVVSIENKDGSYFITMKYEDNGSFVTVPQGSITVNGISLTVAKSEDTQFSVAIIPYTWEFTNMKYLKVGDKVNLEFDIIGKYIARLIKKQNVN; translated from the coding sequence ATGTTCACAGGAATAATTGAAGCTGTAGGAGTTATTGAGAGAATAGAAACCAACGGAAGCAATATAGATTTTACCCTTACTTGCCCTTTTACGAACGAATTAAAAATAGATCAGAGCCTTGCTCATAACGGCTGTTGTCTTACGGTTGTAAAAATTAAAGGCGACAAATATGTGGTAACTGCCATTAATGAAACTTTAGAAAAAACCAATCTCGGAAAATGGGAAGTAGGAACAGTGGTAAACCTTGAGCGTTGCATGAAGATGGACGGGAGATTAGACGGGCACATCGTACAAGGTCATGTTGATAAAACGGGTGAAGTGGTAAGTATCGAAAATAAAGACGGAAGTTATTTTATTACCATGAAATATGAAGATAACGGAAGTTTTGTGACCGTTCCTCAAGGTTCTATTACGGTAAACGGAATCAGTTTAACAGTGGCAAAAAGTGAGGATACACAGTTCTCGGTGGCAATTATCCCGTATACTTGGGAATTTACAAATATGAAATATTTAAAGGTAGGAGATAAAGTTAACCTGGAATTTGATATAATTGGTAAGTATATTGCTAGGTTAATAAAAAAACAGAATGTCAATTAA
- the rocD gene encoding ornithine--oxo-acid transaminase has protein sequence MSTVETAKNSQYFIDLEDKFGAHNYHPLPVVLDKGEGVFVWDVEGKKYYDFLSAYSAVNQGHSHPKIVNALVEQAKKLALTSRAFYNSKLGEYEQKITTLFGFDKVLPMNSGAEAVETAVKLARKWSYEVKGISENAAKIIVCENNFHGRTTTIVSFSNDPDANQNYGPFTPGFIKIPYNDIAALEEVLNREAGNIAAFLVEPIQGEAGVYVPNDGFLKNASELCKKHNVLFIADEVQTGIARTGKLIACHHEDVQPDILILGKALSGGMYPVSAVLANNEIMNVIKPGQHGSTFGGNPIACAVAVAALDVVEEEKLSERAEELGKLFRAEIEKIIEKTDLITKVRGKGLLNAILINDTPDSSTAWNLCLKLKENGLLAKPTHGNIIRLAPPLVITEEQLLDCVRIIEKTLLEF, from the coding sequence ATGTCAACAGTAGAAACAGCAAAAAACTCACAGTATTTCATTGACCTTGAAGACAAATTCGGCGCTCACAACTACCACCCTCTTCCGGTTGTTTTAGACAAAGGAGAAGGCGTTTTTGTTTGGGATGTAGAAGGCAAGAAATATTATGATTTTCTTTCAGCATATTCTGCTGTGAATCAGGGACATTCTCACCCGAAAATTGTAAATGCTTTAGTAGAACAGGCTAAAAAATTAGCATTAACATCAAGAGCTTTTTACAATTCGAAATTGGGCGAATACGAACAAAAAATCACGACTTTATTTGGTTTTGATAAAGTTTTACCCATGAATTCCGGTGCTGAGGCGGTGGAAACAGCGGTAAAATTAGCCAGAAAATGGAGCTACGAAGTAAAAGGTATTTCTGAAAACGCAGCGAAGATCATCGTTTGTGAAAATAATTTTCATGGAAGAACAACGACGATTGTTTCTTTCTCCAATGATCCTGATGCCAACCAGAATTACGGGCCTTTCACGCCTGGATTTATTAAAATTCCTTACAATGATATTGCCGCTTTAGAAGAAGTTTTAAACAGAGAAGCCGGAAATATCGCCGCATTTTTGGTTGAACCTATTCAGGGGGAAGCCGGAGTTTACGTTCCGAATGATGGATTTTTGAAAAACGCTTCTGAATTGTGTAAAAAACACAACGTTCTCTTCATCGCAGATGAAGTTCAGACAGGAATTGCAAGAACAGGGAAACTGATCGCGTGTCACCACGAAGATGTGCAGCCTGATATTTTAATTTTAGGAAAAGCACTTTCCGGCGGAATGTATCCTGTTTCAGCTGTTTTGGCCAATAATGAGATCATGAATGTCATTAAGCCCGGACAACACGGTTCTACTTTCGGTGGAAATCCGATTGCCTGTGCGGTGGCGGTGGCTGCTTTAGATGTTGTTGAGGAAGAAAAATTATCTGAGAGAGCGGAAGAATTAGGGAAATTATTCAGAGCGGAAATCGAAAAAATAATCGAAAAGACAGATTTAATTACAAAAGTTAGAGGAAAAGGTTTATTAAATGCAATTTTAATCAACGACACTCCAGACAGCTCTACAGCGTGGAATCTTTGTTTAAAATTGAAGGAAAACGGACTTTTGGCCAAACCAACTCACGGTAATATTATCAGATTGGCACCACCTTTGGTAATTACTGAAGAGCAGCTTTTAGACTGCGTCAGAATAATCGAAAAAACCTTATTAGAATTTTAA
- the accC gene encoding acetyl-CoA carboxylase biotin carboxylase subunit: protein MFKKILIANRGEIAMRILRTCKEMGIKTVAVYSTADKDSLHVRFADEAVCIGPAMSKDSYLKIPNIIAAAEITNADAIHPGYGFLSENANFSRICQKNGIKFIGASPEQIEKMGDKANAKATMKAAGVPCVPGSDGLIESYEIAATTAEEIGYPVMIKATAGGGGKGMRAVWKAEDLKDHWESAIQEAVAAFGNGGMYMEKLIEEPRHIEIQVAGDQYGKACHLSERDCSVQRRNQKLTEETPSPFMTDELREKMGEAAVKAAEFIGYEGVGTIEFLVDKHRNFYFMEMNTRIQVEHPITEQVIDYDLIREQILLAAGTPISGINYYPKLHSIECRINAEDPYADFRPSPGKITGLNIPGGHGVRVDTHVYAGYTIPSNYDSMIAKLITTAQTRDEAIAKMRRALEEFYIEGVKTTIPFHRQLMDNEDYLAGNYTTKFMEDFVMDRKYDNH from the coding sequence ATGTTCAAAAAAATATTAATTGCCAATCGTGGCGAAATTGCAATGCGTATTTTACGTACTTGCAAAGAAATGGGAATCAAAACTGTAGCAGTATACTCTACTGCCGACAAAGACAGTCTTCATGTAAGATTTGCTGACGAGGCTGTTTGTATTGGTCCTGCGATGAGTAAAGACTCATATCTTAAAATTCCTAACATTATTGCTGCGGCGGAAATTACAAACGCTGACGCCATTCACCCAGGTTACGGATTCTTATCTGAAAATGCTAATTTCTCAAGAATTTGCCAGAAAAACGGCATCAAATTCATTGGTGCTTCTCCCGAACAAATTGAAAAAATGGGAGATAAAGCGAATGCTAAAGCTACGATGAAAGCTGCAGGCGTACCATGTGTACCAGGTTCTGACGGCTTGATCGAATCTTATGAAATTGCTGCTACAACAGCAGAAGAAATCGGTTATCCGGTAATGATCAAAGCTACAGCAGGTGGTGGTGGAAAAGGAATGAGAGCTGTCTGGAAAGCTGAAGATCTGAAAGACCACTGGGAATCTGCAATTCAGGAAGCTGTGGCTGCATTCGGAAACGGAGGTATGTACATGGAAAAACTGATCGAAGAGCCTAGACATATCGAAATTCAGGTTGCAGGTGATCAATATGGTAAAGCTTGCCACCTTTCGGAAAGAGACTGTTCAGTTCAGAGAAGAAATCAGAAATTAACGGAAGAAACGCCTTCTCCTTTCATGACAGATGAACTTCGTGAGAAAATGGGTGAAGCAGCTGTAAAAGCAGCAGAATTCATTGGATATGAAGGTGTAGGAACTATCGAATTTTTGGTTGACAAACACAGAAATTTCTATTTCATGGAAATGAATACGAGAATTCAGGTGGAGCACCCGATCACTGAGCAGGTTATTGATTATGACCTGATCAGAGAGCAAATTCTTTTGGCCGCAGGAACTCCGATTTCAGGAATCAACTATTACCCGAAATTGCATTCTATCGAATGTAGAATCAATGCGGAAGATCCTTACGCAGATTTCAGACCGTCACCGGGAAAAATCACAGGATTAAACATTCCTGGAGGACACGGAGTAAGAGTTGACACCCACGTTTATGCCGGTTATACAATTCCTTCTAACTACGACTCTATGATTGCAAAATTGATCACGACGGCTCAAACCCGTGATGAGGCTATTGCAAAAATGAGAAGAGCGTTGGAAGAATTCTATATTGAAGGAGTAAAAACAACAATTCCTTTCCACAGACAACTGATGGATAATGAAGATTATCTTGCAGGAAACTATACGACAAAATTCATGGAAGATTTTGTAATGGATAGAAAATACGATAATCATTAA
- a CDS encoding YceD family protein, giving the protein MDKLRNYDVSFSGLKTGKHEFRFEIDKEFFQLFDTEQEFTNPRIVVDVFLHKHSTFLEFEIKIHGLVELVCDITNENFDHPIENQIKVLVKFGEEYDDSEEDVITIPTSDHAFNVAQLIYENVMLSIPMKKISPNVSDEDLQILEKFSPKEVEEEEEPKGDPRWEALRKLKDKN; this is encoded by the coding sequence ATGGACAAGTTAAGAAACTACGACGTAAGCTTTTCCGGGCTGAAAACCGGCAAGCACGAGTTCAGGTTTGAGATAGATAAAGAGTTCTTTCAATTATTTGACACTGAACAGGAATTTACAAATCCTAGAATTGTAGTAGATGTTTTTTTACATAAACACTCTACTTTTTTAGAGTTTGAAATAAAAATTCATGGATTGGTAGAATTGGTTTGTGATATTACAAATGAAAATTTCGACCATCCTATTGAAAATCAGATCAAGGTTTTGGTAAAATTTGGTGAAGAATACGACGACAGTGAAGAAGATGTAATCACCATTCCTACCAGCGACCATGCTTTCAACGTAGCACAACTGATTTACGAAAACGTGATGCTTTCCATTCCCATGAAAAAAATATCACCGAACGTAAGCGACGAAGATCTGCAGATTCTTGAAAAATTCAGTCCGAAGGAAGTTGAGGAAGAGGAAGAACCCAAAGGCGATCCCAGATGGGAAGCATTAAGAAAATTAAAAGATAAAAATTAA